A genome region from Geodermatophilus bullaregiensis includes the following:
- the nuoN gene encoding NADH-quinone oxidoreductase subunit NuoN, which yields MPIEAPDLSLAALAPLLFVFGAACTGVLVEAFGPRDRHAVQVAIALVGTVGALVSTLLLAGTREVTAGGALAVDGAGLFLQATIAGLGALSVLLFAERNLDPARSAFVVSAAVPAGSVRDRELLTVQRVQTEVYPLAVFAIGGMMLFVTANDLLVMFVALEVLSLPLYLISGLARRRRLLSQEAAVKYFLLGSFASAFFLYGLALVYGATGSVRLADVREAVGTGGGDVLLVLGLALLVVGLLFKASVAPFHTWTPDVYQGAPTPVTAFMAACTKVAAFGAVLRLLYVAFGTDEWTWRPLVYGVAIVSMVVGAVLGLTQTDLKRMLAYSSVAHAGFLLTGVLGFSVAGDAAGSGLSATMFYLLAYGLTTLGAFAVLTLVRSGDGEATHLSQWAGLAQRSPLTAAVMSLFLLALAGIPLTSGFTGKFAVFRAAIEDGAWPLAVVALLASAVAAFFYLRVIVLMYFSEPAADGPTVGVPGLPTTVVLAVTAAATLVLGIVPGSVLGLADQAAIFVG from the coding sequence ATGCCGATCGAGGCCCCCGACCTCTCGCTGGCCGCGCTCGCACCGCTGCTGTTCGTCTTCGGTGCCGCCTGCACCGGAGTGCTGGTGGAGGCGTTCGGCCCCCGCGACCGGCACGCGGTCCAGGTCGCCATCGCCCTCGTCGGCACCGTCGGGGCGCTGGTCAGCACGCTGCTGCTGGCCGGCACCCGCGAGGTCACCGCGGGTGGGGCGCTGGCCGTCGACGGTGCCGGGCTGTTCCTCCAGGCCACCATCGCCGGCCTGGGCGCGCTGTCGGTCCTGCTGTTCGCCGAGCGCAACCTCGACCCGGCCCGCTCGGCGTTCGTCGTCTCCGCGGCCGTGCCGGCCGGCAGCGTCCGCGACCGCGAGCTGCTCACCGTCCAGCGGGTGCAGACCGAGGTCTACCCGCTGGCGGTCTTCGCCATCGGCGGCATGATGCTCTTCGTCACGGCCAACGACCTGCTGGTCATGTTCGTCGCCCTCGAGGTGCTCAGCCTGCCGCTGTACCTGATCAGCGGCCTGGCCCGCCGGCGCCGGCTGCTCTCGCAGGAGGCGGCGGTCAAGTACTTCCTGCTCGGGTCGTTCGCCTCGGCGTTCTTCCTCTACGGCCTGGCGCTGGTCTACGGCGCCACCGGCAGCGTGCGGCTGGCCGACGTCCGCGAGGCCGTGGGCACCGGCGGAGGCGACGTCCTCCTGGTCCTCGGGCTGGCGCTGCTCGTCGTCGGCCTGCTGTTCAAGGCCAGCGTGGCGCCGTTCCACACCTGGACGCCCGACGTGTACCAGGGCGCACCCACCCCGGTGACCGCCTTCATGGCCGCCTGCACCAAGGTCGCCGCCTTCGGTGCCGTCCTGCGGCTGCTCTACGTCGCCTTCGGCACCGACGAGTGGACCTGGCGGCCGCTGGTCTACGGCGTGGCGATCGTGTCGATGGTGGTGGGCGCCGTCCTCGGGCTCACCCAGACCGACCTCAAGCGGATGCTGGCCTACTCGTCGGTGGCGCACGCCGGCTTCCTGCTCACCGGGGTCCTCGGGTTCTCCGTCGCCGGGGACGCCGCGGGCTCCGGGCTGTCGGCGACGATGTTCTACCTGCTCGCCTACGGCCTGACCACGCTGGGCGCGTTCGCCGTCCTCACCCTGGTGCGCAGTGGCGACGGCGAGGCCACCCACCTGTCGCAGTGGGCGGGTCTGGCCCAGCGCTCGCCGCTGACCGCCGCGGTGATGAGCCTGTTCCTGCTCGCCCTGGCCGGGATCCCGCTCACCAGCGGCTTCACCGGCAAGTTCGCCGTCTTCCGGGCCGCGATCGAGGACGGCGCCTGGCCGCTGGCGGTGGTCGCCCTGCTGGCCAGTGCGGTGGCCGCGTTCTTCTACCTGCGGGTCATCGTGCTCATGTACTTCTCCGAGCCCGCGGCCGACGGACCCACCGTCGGCGTGCCCGGTCTGCCCACGACCGTCGTGCTCGCGGTGACGGCGGCGGCCACGCTGGTCCTCGGGATCGTCCCCGGGTCGGTGCTCGGTCTGGCGGACCAGGCGGCTATCTTCGTCGGTTGA
- a CDS encoding NADH-quinone oxidoreductase subunit M — protein sequence MSDSLLLLAMLVVPAVGAAGVAALPRANPALARQVTLGVSLVVLLLAVLATVAFDPGGERFQLTTSTPWIPGFGVDFALGVDGIALVMLLLVGVLVPVVVLASWRDVPPGRRSMRAFWAWLLLLEACMVGVFAATDVFLFYVFFEAMLVPMYFIVGSFGGPRRQYAAVKFFLYSLVGGLIMLAAVIGLYVVSESAGEGTFAFEALRDIDIDPGVQRLLFLGFFLAFAIKAPLVPFHTWLPDAGAEAPIGGSVLLVGVLDKVGTFGFLRYCLPLFPDASREFAPYVLALAVAGVLYAALLAMGQSDMKRLVSYTSIAHFGFIALGIFAFTTEAGTGAVLYMVNHGIATGLLFLVVGMLIARGGSRLVGDYGGVASAAPKLAGVFLVAGLASLALPGTNSFVSEFLVLIGSLPTRPVFTVLATVGIVLAALYVLLLYQRTMHGPPRGVLAETGDDTGTPAGGGHGASAATATATATLTAPAPARAVLRVRDLSRREVAVVAPLVALILVLGVHPQPLIRLIEPAVAATMSDVGADPAGTTPATSPEGTD from the coding sequence GTGAGCGACTCCCTGCTCCTGCTCGCGATGCTGGTGGTGCCCGCGGTGGGCGCCGCCGGCGTCGCGGCGCTGCCCCGCGCGAACCCGGCCCTGGCCCGCCAGGTCACCCTGGGCGTGAGCCTGGTGGTGCTGCTGCTGGCCGTGCTGGCCACGGTCGCCTTCGACCCCGGCGGCGAGCGGTTCCAGCTGACCACCTCGACGCCGTGGATCCCCGGCTTCGGCGTCGACTTCGCCCTCGGCGTCGACGGCATCGCCCTGGTGATGCTGCTGCTGGTCGGGGTGCTCGTCCCCGTCGTGGTGCTCGCCTCCTGGCGCGACGTCCCCCCCGGGCGCCGCTCGATGCGCGCCTTCTGGGCCTGGCTGCTGCTGCTCGAGGCGTGCATGGTCGGCGTCTTCGCCGCCACCGACGTCTTCCTCTTCTACGTCTTCTTCGAGGCGATGCTCGTCCCGATGTACTTCATCGTGGGCAGCTTCGGCGGCCCGCGCCGGCAGTACGCCGCGGTGAAGTTCTTCCTCTACAGCCTGGTCGGCGGGTTGATCATGCTCGCCGCCGTGATCGGGCTGTACGTGGTCAGCGAGTCGGCAGGGGAGGGCACCTTCGCCTTCGAGGCGCTGCGCGACATCGACATCGACCCGGGCGTGCAGCGGCTGCTGTTCCTCGGCTTCTTCCTGGCCTTCGCCATCAAGGCACCGCTCGTGCCGTTCCACACCTGGCTGCCCGACGCCGGTGCCGAGGCGCCGATCGGCGGCTCGGTGCTCCTCGTCGGCGTCCTCGACAAGGTGGGCACCTTCGGCTTCCTGCGCTACTGCCTGCCGCTGTTCCCCGACGCCTCCCGCGAGTTCGCGCCGTACGTGCTGGCGCTCGCCGTCGCCGGGGTGCTCTACGCGGCGCTGCTGGCGATGGGGCAGAGCGACATGAAGCGGCTGGTCAGCTACACCTCGATCGCCCACTTCGGCTTCATCGCGCTGGGGATCTTCGCCTTCACCACCGAGGCCGGCACCGGCGCGGTGCTCTACATGGTCAACCACGGCATCGCGACCGGCCTGCTGTTCCTCGTCGTCGGCATGCTCATCGCCCGCGGCGGCTCGCGGCTGGTCGGCGACTACGGCGGTGTGGCCAGCGCCGCACCCAAGCTGGCCGGCGTCTTCCTCGTCGCGGGGCTGGCCTCGCTGGCGCTGCCGGGCACCAACAGCTTCGTCAGCGAGTTCCTCGTGCTCATCGGGTCGTTGCCGACGCGGCCGGTGTTCACGGTGCTGGCCACCGTCGGCATCGTCCTGGCCGCGCTGTACGTGCTGCTGCTCTACCAACGGACGATGCACGGCCCGCCGCGCGGGGTGCTGGCCGAGACCGGGGACGACACCGGGACGCCCGCGGGCGGCGGCCACGGCGCGTCCGCCGCGACCGCCACCGCCACGGCCACCCTCACCGCCCCCGCGCCCGCCCGCGCGGTCCTGCGGGTGCGCGACCTGTCCCGCCGGGAGGTCGCCGTCGTCGCCCCGCTGGTGGCGCTGATCCTCGTGCTCGGCGTCCACCCGCAGCCGCTGATCCGGCTGATCGAGCCGGCCGTCGCCGCCACCATGAGCGACGTCGGCGCCGACCCGGCCGGCACCACCCCCGCCACCTCTCCCGAGGGGACCGACTGA
- a CDS encoding polyprenyl synthetase family protein — MTGPRAAVDGIAPAEVWHRISTPASTVGAWLPDGPLGTSLTDGLGRVEAALTTAVASEHSFVSEAAGHLMAAGGKRFRPMLTLLAAQLGDAQAPDVARAAVVCELTHLATLYHDDVMDEAAVRRGAPSANSRWTNSVAILTGDFLFARASDILADLGPEAVRIQARTFERLVTGQIRETVGARPGEDRVAHYLEVLADKTGSLVATSARFGASFAGVDPVLVEALTRFGELVGVAFQLSDDLLDIVSEDGASGKSPGTDLREGIATLPALIALAGDEPAEARLRELVARPLSDDAEHAEALTLLRGSAALARATEVLRDYADRAQASLSEVPAGEVRDALSALCDYVVTRTS, encoded by the coding sequence ATGACCGGACCCCGTGCCGCCGTCGACGGGATCGCCCCGGCCGAGGTCTGGCACCGCATCTCCACCCCCGCCTCCACCGTGGGCGCCTGGCTGCCCGACGGGCCGCTCGGGACCTCGCTCACCGACGGCCTGGGCCGGGTGGAGGCGGCGCTGACCACCGCCGTGGCCAGCGAGCACTCGTTCGTCTCCGAGGCGGCCGGGCACCTCATGGCCGCCGGCGGCAAGCGGTTCCGGCCCATGCTGACGCTGCTGGCCGCGCAGCTCGGCGACGCGCAGGCCCCCGACGTCGCGCGGGCGGCCGTCGTCTGCGAGCTCACGCACCTGGCGACGCTGTACCACGACGACGTCATGGACGAGGCCGCGGTGCGCCGCGGAGCACCCAGTGCCAACAGCCGCTGGACCAACAGCGTCGCCATCCTGACCGGCGACTTCCTCTTCGCCCGCGCCTCCGACATCCTCGCCGACCTCGGGCCCGAGGCGGTGCGCATCCAGGCGCGCACGTTCGAGCGCCTGGTGACCGGGCAGATCCGGGAGACCGTGGGCGCGCGCCCCGGCGAGGACCGGGTGGCGCACTACCTCGAGGTGCTCGCCGACAAGACCGGCTCCCTGGTGGCCACCTCGGCCCGTTTCGGCGCCTCCTTCGCCGGCGTCGACCCCGTGCTCGTCGAGGCGCTCACCCGCTTCGGCGAGCTGGTCGGCGTGGCCTTCCAGCTCTCCGACGACCTGCTCGACATCGTCAGCGAGGACGGTGCCTCCGGGAAGTCGCCGGGCACCGACCTGCGCGAGGGCATCGCCACCCTGCCGGCGCTCATCGCCCTGGCCGGCGACGAGCCCGCCGAGGCCCGGCTGCGCGAGCTGGTCGCCCGCCCGCTGTCCGACGACGCCGAGCACGCCGAGGCCCTGACGCTGCTGCGCGGGTCGGCCGCGCTGGCCCGCGCCACCGAGGTGCTGCGCGACTACGCCGACCGCGCCCAGGCGTCCCTCTCGGAGGTCCCCGCCGGCGAGGTCCGCGACGCCCTCTCGGCGCTGTGCGACTACGTGGTGACCCGCACCAGCTAG